The genome window ACATATCCACCAATCGGTAGAGCCCTTATAGAATACTCAGTATCTTTTTTTACACTATATATCTTAGGTCCCATACCTATAGAAAACTCATTTACTTTGATACCACTTCTTTTTGCAAATATAAAATGTCCTAACTCATGTATTAATACAATTATACTAAATAGTATTAATGCAGCTATTATAGTCATAAATTCACCTTCCTATTTTTTTATCAGATTTGCAACATAAGCTCTACTCCATCTATCTGTTTCTAAAATTTCCTCTAATGTTGGTTTACTTATGCTACTATGAACTTCTAAAGTTTTCTCTATGTAATATGGTATGTCATAGAAACCAATTTTATCCTCTAAAAATTCACTTACTAAAACTTCATTTGCTGAATTTAAAACAGAAGAATAAGTTCCTCCCATTTTTAAACATTCATAAGCCAATTTTAAACATGGAAAAGTTTCCAAATCTGGTTCTTCAAAAGTTAAAGTACTAAATTTTGAAAAATTCATTCTTTCAAAGCTACTTTCCATTCTATCTGGATATGTAAGAGCATACTGTATTGGCAGTCTCATATCTGGACATCCTAATTGTGCTATTATTGAGCTATCTGTATACTGTATCATTGAATGGATTATACTTTGTGGATGAACTACTACATCTATATTTTCTTGTCCTACTCCAAACAGCCACTTAGCTTCTATAACCTCAAGACCTTTATTCATAAGTGTTGAAGAATCTATACTTATCTTTCTTCCCATACTCCAATTTGGATGCTTTAAAGCTTCATTTTTAGTCATATTTATAAGCTCATTTTTTTTCTTTCCTCGAAAAGGACCACCGGATGCTGTAAGTATTATCTTTTCTATGTTTTTTTTATTTTCTCCATTTAGACATTGAAATATAGCACTATGTTCACTATCGACAGGGAGAATATTTACATTATATTTTTCTGCCTCTCTCATTACAAGTTCTCCAGCAGTTACTAACGTTTCTTTATTCGCTAATGCTATGTCTATTCCCTTCCTTATAGCACAAAGAGTTGGAACTAACCCTATCATTCCCACAACAGCGGTTAAAAGTACATCAACTTCATCAAGTGATGATATTATTTTTAATCCTTCCATACCTGTTAAAACTTCTATTTCTATATTTTTTGACAAAATTTCTTTTAATTTTAATGCTTTGTCTTCCTCAAAAACTGTTACATATTTAGGTTTAAACTCTACTATTTGTTCTAGTAATAACTCAATATTACTATTAGCTGATATTGCTACTATCTCAAACTTATCTCTATTTTCTCTAACTACATCCAAAGTTTGTTTACCTATAGAGCCTGTAGAACCTAAAATTGATATCTTTTTCATATAATAATCCTTTCTAATAATAAATATACCCCATCAGAACATTATAACACTACTAAAACAATTATTTTTACTATTCATAGAAATTTCATATAGCATCCTATAAACAAAACCAATCTATGGTTTCTGTATTTTATAAAGTATTATAAAATGTTTTAGTATCCCTAGATGTCTCTTTTTATTTCAACAACATCCTCTATTTTACAATCTAGTGCTAGACATATCTTTTCCATTGTATCCATAGAAACAGATTTATCATTTCCTAATCTACCTAAAACAGAAATACTTATACCTGATATATTTACAAATTCCATTTTCTTTATTTTTCTATCAATTAATAATTTCCATAATGGAGCGTATGAAATCATATTATCACCTCGCAAAATATATTCTATCACATTTTATCTATTTTGGAAAATTTTCATCTATTTAGATAAATAATTCAATGCACGAATTAGTAGAAAAAATCATTATATTATTTTTCAATTACATATTTATTAAAAAATTCTTTTTCTTCTATGGGTTTAGAGAAATAAAATCCCTGTCCCACATCACATTTAATTGTCTTTAAAAAATCTAAGTCCTCTTTAGTTTCAATACCTTCACATACAACAGACATATCTATACTATGTGACATTTCGATAATACATTGAATAATACTATATACTTTCTCTCGATTAAAGGTTTTTTTAAGTAAACTTTTATCTAACTTCAAACCATTAATCGATAAAGAACACAAAAGACTTAATGAAGAGTATCCTGAACCAAAATCATCCATAGAAATTAAAAATCCCAACTTTCTAAGTTTATCTAAAATTGAAATAACCGACTCAGATATTTCATTAAAAGCACTTTCAGTTAGCTCTATTTCTATATACTTAAAAGGGATTTCATATTCTCTAACAACATCTAAAAATCTTTGGTAAAAATCATTTTGGTAAATAGTAACTCTTGAAAAATTAACTGCAATAGGATAAGTATATTGATTCTTTTTCATAAATGTTTTTTTTATAAACGAACATGCTTTCTTTAACATATAAAAATCTAAATCAATAATAAATCCACTTTTTTCAAACAATGGAATG of Clostridioides sp. ES-S-0054-01 contains these proteins:
- a CDS encoding 1-deoxy-D-xylulose-5-phosphate reductoisomerase translates to MKKISILGSTGSIGKQTLDVVRENRDKFEIVAISANSNIELLLEQIVEFKPKYVTVFEEDKALKLKEILSKNIEIEVLTGMEGLKIISSLDEVDVLLTAVVGMIGLVPTLCAIRKGIDIALANKETLVTAGELVMREAEKYNVNILPVDSEHSAIFQCLNGENKKNIEKIILTASGGPFRGKKKNELINMTKNEALKHPNWSMGRKISIDSSTLMNKGLEVIEAKWLFGVGQENIDVVVHPQSIIHSMIQYTDSSIIAQLGCPDMRLPIQYALTYPDRMESSFERMNFSKFSTLTFEEPDLETFPCLKLAYECLKMGGTYSSVLNSANEVLVSEFLEDKIGFYDIPYYIEKTLEVHSSISKPTLEEILETDRWSRAYVANLIKK
- a CDS encoding helix-turn-helix domain-containing protein, coding for MISYAPLWKLLIDRKIKKMEFVNISGISISVLGRLGNDKSVSMDTMEKICLALDCKIEDVVEIKRDI